The Nicotiana tomentosiformis chromosome 2, ASM39032v3, whole genome shotgun sequence genome includes the window AACTGAAATGATTGAAaatgaggctttggttgattaCGAAGCAATacaagaagagttcaaacccctatCCAGCTATCCACAATTATAATTTTTAGTACAAGAGAATGAGGAAAAAATGGTCTTGGACTTACTAGAGGAATACTCACATGacatttcttcttcattttcttattctaaccttgatcatgtggattttatttttggggatttacaggaatatgcagggattgatcttgtgaatcaatgcagaaacaagttgaggatgatcctacaagaacaattcaccgctcaaaatgaggccaagaaagaaagaaaagagcgggtctttcAAATATCCCTAAAGGACTTTGGACTAATGAGTTCCATAAAGAATCTCGAAGAGCGAAATCGAAAAATGCATTCAGAATTAGGGATGGAGTTCACAAGTTCTCGGAAACGGAAAAagttcagggaagttttctttacctcttgctttttatttgtgtgtcatgggactttccacaatttaaagtgtggggtggggatgtaaatatgtaaataaatatttgtttttgtttcttgtgtgtgtttttgtttcttttgattgaaatttttaaagtcggaatatatatatatatatatatatatatatatatatatatatatatatatatatatatatatatatattattattattctttaggtagtataataaattccccttgatttttctttgtgtcgcgatttttttcaagggttttgtttgaaccgggtgtaattaatttttttttggagTAGGAGATCTTGTGCTGTAATTTTAAATGAaaacaatatctcttgacttcattatgccttgagaataatatgtgctttagttgtgatgctaaggctcagtttttgactcttgtataaacatcttaaattgtatgttcttaactttgcttaactactttgattagagtgtcttgatgattcCGATCCTGGGTGAGTTTTGTGCCATGTGGGTGTAAGGTTTcttgtattctgtgcattgcatttgatatttAGAACTTGCCCCGCGTGTTTGctaagcgaaatagtagtttcattcagtcttggaagtgatataggaatTTCTTTGTTGATCCAGTTATATGTTTTACCCACCTAagtgttatgtatcttagttaacacCTTTGAgtctgtaatcctatttctttggcaaccacattacaagccttacccattttacCTCTCGCGAGCACTTGaaattattatgaactttgtaaaagttaagtGTAGGGTGTTGGTTGGCTTTTGAgtagaactaatgaaataagaagaaaggtgcactattttgaaaagaaaaaaaaaataagagccacgtgaattgaaaaaaatataattgCATTGTTTTGCaaatattcattgatagtggcAACTTTTGATGTATGTGTGCTTAAAGAAGTGGGGAGTTGACATTTATTGATgtaaaggtggagttatggtttgacaaaaGTGTGAAATTTTGAACGgccaattgtatgtattaaagagCTTAAGGAGGTATAGTAtgcttatatccaaatatatcctacccatcccgcagcttacattacaaccaaataaagtcctacttgatccttgactgaataagctcaaTAAGTAGAGTATTACATTACGGacaagcttatggtacgtcttttgtggcacatgaatgttgtttatgagagtgagcgaattcttcctatcttgagttcctaattgtggaactactctttattgttgtgtgagggcacttgattcacgaaggaaagtTAATggcattgacctctatgttagagtaagtgagcaggttgtgaaaaatgtgtggtgctgttgagtcaactcttgaggcgaggatgttactgtattgtgcttaatctgttctattattcttggtgtgatgtagttaggagagttgtttaaaaggtcgtgtctatgtgaagtgtagtttgattgctcgaggacgagcaatggtttaagtgtggggtattgatagtaggttataatcccgtattttagccgCTTATTActctctaatttactgcactttactcatgttgagctttaattagtagtatttacacttattgtgtattttatgccgtgtaggagtgatttcgagttatTTAGATTTTATgaaatgaattcaagctattctagAGCTTTGacgtctgagtaaaagcccaaggattaagttgggatcgtgtttggggatcaacggatgatagtgcactttTAGAacaaaacgaagaatcgagcaggcatactgcgcattgtccagtaaaatacACATAACATTTCGCTCCAAAAttcgtttgggctccacaatatatcattgaaaatatatttacaatggctacaactttcatgttttacatatTCCCAAGTTACCAACTACCGCGGCGCATGGGGAGGCGCGAGGCAGTTGTGCAAAATATGCCCAGAAATTGATTTTGCAAATGTTCTGGAATTCTCCACAAGCGCGCCGCATGGTGCGGCGCGGTAGTGAAAATTCTTAGAGTATGTTTCCAATCCGCTAAAAAAGGGTATTTTCATCCGGGGCTTATTTGGGAGATAGTTAAATACACGGGAATGACATaatttctggacttttgacataccttagacctagggTAGCTAatgagaagagggagaagcaagagcacaaggatttcatccttccttcctcaTTCACATCcgagtttggattgtatttatgattttctctacttttatttcatttgtgaagaacttctccatgtctatggaataGAACCATTTGGGTTTTGagggatttggtgtattgatgattgtttgtggattataactctatatttatgtatttgaatcgttttttgaagatttaattgttgcatttatgttcacttgttcttgtaatggaaagaggcataacttgtgatatatttgcactatgttgttggttgagttcatagattcttctaagtaatcgaaagaggctagttgaatccttgattaaacctatttagttggataatcgaaagagtttctcctaaagaccaatccagtatgaattcttgcatatcttcaccgagcttaaattggttcatattgtgaggttgaaacttaatcgagagaggagtttctactaaatatttgtactgataattaagtgaattcgagagactcacttgaatattagaagtaaattatctagagttagatcccgaacaattatcttgcacctatcctatcaatccatattttctcccattgataacttccttccttacctttgttgagattgtcattagtcaatagtttaggttcttatttagtttcaattcttaatcgtataaatctccattgttgatcctcctggatagcaattgAGCTAcgaactacgagaatactattaAATCCAATCCCCATAGAgacgataattatactatactatctttgactagcgagcacaatttaagtgtgtgttttgcgctcgacAGGTATCCTCCGGAATAGACATAATAATTGACCGCTTCCAGTCAGGATCTACACTCGGAGCTGGGAACCGGTTTATTAATTTCGGACTGGAAGAAGGCCTGTTGGCACCTGAAAATGGTCTCTTATTTGGTACCGGTAAGTCACCTAACCCGATGATGTCCTCCGAGGCGGTAGAATCTAAGCCATCAAAGAAGTTGTTAAAAGAGTTTGCCACCCCTTGGGGCCCCTCATTTGGGCTTCCTTTCAGCATCTGGGCCTCGTTGATCATGGAGTCAGTAAATGAAGGCGACTCGGAGAGATCTATCACCCCAAGTGCATCCTTCAGGACGTTATCCTCTCCCGAGAAGTACCGACCATGGTCTCTTTGTTGATCTCCTCAGCTTGGGGCAAAACGACCTCGCCCCTCTCTGGTTCGGAGGCATCAGCCACTCCCTCTTCATCAGCCACCCTAGTTTGAGGCAGTTCGGTATTGCTTCGCACGCGGGCCACCAGTTcgaaagcttcttcttcttcttcagactaGTCCCTCAGCCGATTGAGTGAGTCCGATGGGATCTCCAGGGTGCTGGTGCTTTCCTTGGATTTGTGCACAGCCTCTTTTTCGGTTTTTTCTTCTCCGAGTTCGGAGATGGAGGTCTCATTGCAACATCCTTGGGAAGACCtgcaaagaaaaggaaaatgagTAAGGGCTCAGCAACAGGAGGAAACCTAAGTGTTGTCCAGACGAGAACGGAATCTCACCgagagaacgggcctcccaccggcccttcgaAAGTTCGAGCCATGCGTGCTCGGAATATGGTTCCTGTGacacgatgccctcgacccactccttgagtcgaggaactgcatcCGGCATCCGAACAgcagctgcaccaccacaaaaaCATCGATGAGAAGGGAGGAAAAGGAAAAGCGATAAACGAAATCTTGAAAGCAAGGTTATACTAACGtgtcatgttccatttctcaagaAGTGGCATATACTCGGCCGAGATTAAATCCGAGGTATTCACTCTGACGAATTGGCCTAACCAGCCTCAGTTCCGATCCTCGTTGATCCTCGAGAATGGGGCCTTACTAGCCCAACCGGCAAGTTTGATTAATCTCCCTCGATAGAGTTGGGGACTATACAAACGCAtgagatggtcgatggtgaaggggcacccctcgattttgcttatGAAGAAGCGAATGAGAATTACTATTCTCCagaaagaaggatgaatttgaccgagggtcacctcgtacctcttacagaaggaAATGATGACCGGAACAAAGGGGCCtagcgtgaagggataagtgtaaacacttaaaacaCCCTCCATGTAGGTAGTAATCGCTTCCTTGGGCGTGGGGACAACCACATGCTTATTAACCTAGTTGCAATCCTCCTTGACCTTGGAGAGGAAACTATCGGTGACCGAGAATATATATCTCGAGGCCGGTTCACACCGACTCGGTACCGAGGAGGGTTTCCCAATCTTGAAATCAGCACCGGTTAGGCACCccattgtgagcacctaatttttgaccatacttgaattttttcaccacttttagtatgtaaatatattttaagttcCAATCTATatattttagcttttattttacaTTTTATAGTTATTACTTAAAAAAATTATATCACACATATTACTACCAACACAATTATTTCTTCACAACTCACACTCCCGCTCTTCTTCTTTAATaactcacactcccactcatcctctttaacaactcacactcccactctctcttacttatataaaaaaaaataagctATCATACAAAAAGAGGGATCTCTCAGTAGACTCAAAaaaaggaagacaaagtttgAGAACTTTGAGGGAATTTTCGAGAGAGCAAAAGGCCAGCCAAATTTCCAGCCAAACAACCTCCAAAACACTACTATTTCATCCCAAAATCCACCCTAAAAAAGACCTCAAACCCAACTGAAAATAATCACAAAATCAGCTCTAAAAACGACCAAAATTTCACTCAAAACCGGTCGAAAACAGCCACCAAAAGGCTCCAAAagcaactccaaaatctgcaaaaAACATCCACTGATTCACTGGTTTTTCAAGGTCAATCGAGGTCGCAAGTCACGATTTTTCCGTTCGAGGAACCGGCGACAAAGGTTACATATCCAATAATAAAAGGTTCATTTTCTCTTACTGTTTAAGTACGTATTACATTTGCCTTTTGGTAGGTTTCTTCTGTTAAATATTCTATGTGTTTCCTCTGTTATCTCGTTGTCTTATtttgattaatttattttatttgcttTAGTTTAATGGTTTAATTAGATAAATATTGATTGCTTTGTTAGTTCTACTACTGAATCTTTAAAGGTTGAGAGAtaataatatttgtttaaattacaATATGTATGGTCAGCAATTGGGTCACAAAATTTGGGTTTTAAGGGATCAAAGATGGAAATAAAAAATTCTGGGCTTAAACGCATGGGCCACATAATGATTTGGGTAACGTAAGGATTAACTAACATTAAAGGGTTTGGAATTTTGGCTAATTCTTCTACATGAAAATTGTGATGCCTATAATTTTGGACTGAGTGAGGACTTTGTTTGAGCCATAAAGCTTCTTACTTTTCCATAACTAATTTACTATACTTCCTCCAtaataaattccataactcatgcctcacaataatctcaaagtttaggaTGAATAATGAACACCGTTAGAGTGTTTTAGACgcattttaaatttattatcgtgattatgtacacgttcgcgtgaaaTAATTATGGTtctcaaaataaatcaaggtacacATTGGCGCGACTTTGGCAAAAAATAatcttaataaataataaaacgtgattaattatgtacacgtacgcgtgacatgattttagcgTACTAAATAAAACGGATTTACACACATGTGATccgttttaaagataatttcatattttaataattaaaagcggatagataaaatatgggAACCAagaaatcacagtttatccaaaattaattcaagtcaagttgtagtcaataaagcgaccgtgctagaactacggaactcggagaatgccttacaccttctccccggtcaacagaattccttatccggactttgttttcgcagaccaataataaaagagtcaaatcttcctttaaatagggattcaaataaaaggtgacttggaacatccaaaaatcaaattccaagtggcaactctgaataataaaataatccctacttcaaaattatcactttaatcggaaaaactctttaacccacaataataCATAACACATATATTTTGTGGGGTAAAAGggggggtgtgacagctctggcgactctgctggggacttctcaaaaattcgagcttgtacattgactttatttggctttattaatttttatatatattgtgatttatttgggcctaatgtgctccTTGTCCACTTTTTACCACTTTGATATTGTTAAAATGTACATATAAATTATATCCTCTCTCGTACCCCTCTTAGTCTTCTGATAGTtaattatgttgtgtttgcctaccagcatcacaaaatttctgttttgagataaagccagttaacctaccagcttctggtgaaggatttagtcacacatgtttaggcgggagagcagttagctagccagtgttgttctagTACTGGTGATGCTTGATGCTCCttggctcgggttgtccgcccagGTAAGCCAGGTCttgataccatctcctttaggatttttAAACCTGgaagaacaaacctcatgccggatatccctagtaggtttGCTTTATTTGCATCACATGCATTTAACTTTGGGGATTCAACACAATGGTTGGGTTCGTCTAGGATAGGTGTACCCgaaataaaagaccatcctgatgcatctcaCGTGCTATTTGTACATTTATTTGTTTCGACTTGCATGTTGATCGGCTAAgggaaaaaaatcaaaagaaaaatcaAGAGTGAGGTAGGAAAGAGAAATTTTCTCGTTTACGAAAACCCCGGTATTTGAAAAATTCCCGAAACTCTCAcaaaagttttggaaaaaaaaagATAGTCATTTCTAAATGAGTCAATTTCTTCAAAAGCATGTTTTTCAGGTTGTGTCAAAATTgaacgaactacgcgggtctgattctcactggatgtgagatacgtaggaaAACCTCATCGGCTCtggccccaatttttaaaaattcaaaaatattgtcttttaattccttctttagaagtctttcattagaaaattccaaataaaaaaaaaaatttaaaaaacaaaaaagtattttctttcttttataagtctttcattcgaaaagaaaatcaaatcaaaatccaaaaatatttttttcttagaagtctttctccgaaaaaatcaaaattcaaaaaacatATATAAAACAAATTCTCTTTTAAAAAAttctcaaaagaaaaaaaaaatcgaaaaccaaaaatattttctttcttttttataagtctttctttcggaaaataaaaaacaaaaaaaaatttcaaaatccaaaaaaaagagttagtttatttactttattcctaatcttgCCGAACTacacgggtctgattctcactagATGTGAGATACGttggcaaacctcatcggttccggcccccaattttcaaaaaaaaaattcaaaaatatttttcctttccttaattccttccttagaaaattcaaaaaaaaaatatcaaatccaaaaatattttttcttcttttccgatgTCTTTCAtccaaaaaaaaacataaaacaatatataaaaaatcaaaatccaaaaatattttctttattcttaaagaattttctttcaaaaattcccccccaaaaaaatcaaaattcaaaaatattttccttgttaggaTCTTTTGTGGTCTATTTTGTATatgaaaaaaataaaggaaaaaaaagttagtttatttactttattcctgatcttCCCCTGAAATATGTAATCGTCGGATTCATGCAACATCATGTTatgtaggcaatccccatcggatgcgatcatagcCTAATAAATCTAAGTGAAAATCAACAAAAAGAGAGggaaaaaaagggaagaaaagtgtgataaaaatgaaagaaaaaacaGGAATGACAATAACAGGAAAAACCAGGAATGACAAAGCGAAAGAGAAAAGAGAGtcgaaatgaaagaaaagaactACACAATGAAAAAAAGATAGTGAAAGTTGGGATGAAACACGCAGCTGTTGCAGAAATATTTTAGAAACGTTTAACTGTTCAGGTACATTATATCCCCAATGTGTGATTCCTTATCTGTTAAATGTCTCAAAACTGACAAGGATGTTGTGTGTGCAATTCAGTAGGTCTTGTTCAGTTGGTTGGTTTTGTCGGTAATCTAGTTTCTCACCCCTATTTTACAAGATCCAAAGGAAAAATTCCAATAGCTTCAGAAAGCAATCTCCGCATCATTAACATTGAGGATAGCCCTGAGCTGGCTATTTCACAACCCGAGTCGGTAACTGCCGGAGAAAATAAGATGATGCGTCTCCGCATGTTGGAAATGTGGGACGCCTGGTCCAACGATAGGGAACCGCCAAGCGCAATTCTTGGGTTCCCAGAGCTGGTCCCATGGATAGTTGGAACCACCAGCATCCCTATGACAAATCCATTTGTCCCATTTGGGTACCCTTCTATATCATCCAACTTCACCGGTATGCCTTCTGTGGTCCGCCCCCAGGCACCATTCTCCGGAACACCGTCAACGTTGTTCTCCGCACCACCGGTCTTCACCATGGCACAACCAACTGTGCCCAGGCCATGCTTTTAACCTTCAACATTCACCTTCCAAGGCCCGCAATTTCAGCCTGACCTGACTCATGTCACTACGGACTTATACGCTCTACAACCACAATATGAGTCTCCGATTGAACAATAAAGAGCGGTTTGGAATCCCGAGCAGGAAGAAATAGCTCGGAAGATGAGAAGCTTGGAACAAAGCTTGAAAAACATGCAAGGCCTGAGTGGCCAAAAAAGTGTTTCCTATTCAAACTTGTGCATGTTCCCAAATATTCATCTATCTGCCGGCTTCAAAATGCCaaagttcaagaagtatgatGGGCACGGAGATCTAATTGCTCATCTAAAGAGATACTGCAATCAACTGAGAGGGGCTGGTGGGAAAGAAGAGTTGTTGACGGCCTACTTCGAAGAAAGCGTGACAGGAATCGCCTCAGAATGGTATAAGGATAAGGAAATCTCCCACTGGCACATATGGGACGATTATCTAGGGATTTTGTCAGACAGTTCCAGTACAACGTCGACATCTCTCCAGACAGAAAATCCCTGtctaatttgaagaagaaaactGCAGAAagtttccgcgagtatgctatcAAATGGCGCGAGCAGGCCGCCAGAGTGAAACCACTCATGgacgaagcagaaatggttacAGTATTCTTGCAAGTCCAAGAAGCTGATTACTTCCAGAATATGATGTCCGCTATGGGCAAACCATTTGCGGAGGCCATCAAAATCGGGGAGATGGTAGAGAACGGTCTGAAAACTGGCCGGATATTGAGTCAAGATGCCTTGAAAGCTACCTCTCAAGCCATCCAGAACGGTTCAGGGGGTTTGGCTAATCGCAAAAATAGGGAGAAGGGAGCCATGATGTCTTCGAGTTCAAGAAGGCCTCGTTGATCATTTGACAACTCTTATATGCCACCAAGAACCCCACAACATTACTACCCGCATCATGATGAAGCTTATGCTGTGGCACCGCCTCACTATGTGGTGTGAATGCCCAACCTTACGCACGACCACAACAACACTACAACCAAGCCCAAGCTCCACCTCCCAGACATAACCATCCATACCAAGCTCTATATAATCCCCGTCCACCACAAAACACACACCAACATAATCCACGCCTTCGTGAGCCTCCCAGGAGAAACAATTTCACCCCTATTGGCGAATCTTACTCCAGTTTGCTTCAAAAGCTAATCCAACTGGGTCTATTGCAACATGTACCTCCCAATCGGCAAAATCCCGAGTCACTATCATACAGGAACGGTACCAGATGTTCTTACCATTCAGGAGCAGAAGGCTATGATACAGAAGACTGTTGGACCCTTAAAAGGGCAGTCGGACGCTTGATAGAAGAAAAACGAATTGTGCTAAGGGACAAAGAGATCCCAAATGTGACTAATAGTCCATTACCGACTCACAATAATGGGCCAGTCATTGGTATGATTTGTGAGGACAAAGAATTTGATctggcactgaaggccattgcagaCATTACCGAGATAGAAGAAAAGCTAAAAACCGGTCGCCAAACCTGAAAGTTTCATGTCAGATGGGAGTCttggtagccggtcttgctatcctttTTTCGTTCGAATTATTTCAGGGTGTGATCCAGTTGTTTAACTTTGTTGTCTTACTTTTCGATTGTAagcccttctatctttaaaattaaaaaaaaatcaagtgaaattaatatttcattatccatgaatgtctcttttcttaatcttgtcacttttcttattctcttttcagttatgttaaatacagattttaatgacatgacatgcttgcggacttcaggCCCAGATTCTAAAATGTTGTCAGACTTTGAAATAATGAATTAAAAATTagaatgcaatgaagataagtttaaggaaataaataaaaagaataaaaagaatcggaacagctaaaggaaaattggctatagattggaaaggtccatacattgtaacgagagtactACCAAAAGAGAGCGTTGTATTTGGGAAATATCGAAGGAAATGTCCCTGTACTATGTTTGATCCTCTATATAACATTAATGTTCTCCCGTTGGGATGAATAAGGATTTCATTCTTGCTACCCAAATATtatcaaccctttgcaaaccctttgagccggttactcttttttgattaccctctttggaacctgaaagtgttattgaaaaaaaaaagaaatgtaaaatgaaaaaaaaaaaaagaaagataaaagaaaacaaaacaataaaggcaaaagaaaatcaaaaacaaagttcacactgaactacgtttgacttgattccgaaatgATATGTAGGTAGCCTCTCTCtgtcagtcacaccaaaacaaaaatcttcATTTCCCCAAAAGTTAAAATCGGGGCAGGTGTTACAATGGTTCAACGATGGTTTCGCCTGAGAGGTTCCacagttgtaattcaatccaaatcttttttatccaaaatccttttcaagtccttccgatcaattaatgagaatgttcaagaattggaggatacagtcactTGGATCGGATGCCACCAAAATGAAAGAGTTTTATTGGTGAAAATCATCATGGGCACTATAGGGCGATGGCgagcagagaaaataaaaatgagagtcttgttagtgaaaacccgcaaaaggCACTATAAGGctatggtgagaagagaaatgagagaggtcagctggtgaaGACCCTcaaagggcactactgatcgagaagaggatcttcacagccattggtattGACAGTCTTGGGTAAGGTTTCTCGTTTTCAAGGCAAAAGTTGTGAAGAATTTCtgagagtcggacggtttacacagatcaggcatccagtccaaaaggcatgtcatgttcattgaagtcagcaggtattccagataagtcctttcctTTCACCGAA containing:
- the LOC138905356 gene encoding uncharacterized protein — its product is MGRLSRDFVRQFQYNVDISPDRKSLSNLKKKTAESFREYAIKWREQAARVKPLMDEAEMVTVFLQVQEADYFQNMMSAMGKPFAEAIKIGEMVENGLKTGRILSQDALKATSQAIQNGSGGLANRKNREKGAMMSSSSRRPR